A single genomic interval of Hevea brasiliensis isolate MT/VB/25A 57/8 chromosome 4, ASM3005281v1, whole genome shotgun sequence harbors:
- the LOC110652367 gene encoding MADS-box protein FBP24-like — protein sequence MGRGKLNMELITNEKSRMITYQKRKKGLIKKLQEFHILCDVDACVIILGPNFNNRPIDVETWPTDRFDMRRIINRYRSQDKERRKNQDLSSFFVARQKKLDDEIAKMRKACLKAKFPAWDNRLNLLQSSELNVLAGVLDSKLEVATSMVLKSKGDHYLMFGSRPEIIEGGYSSNNNYKSSSLASTFANALQQKKMELEVFKPEPLTFVNASDQNLPQMLPFNVNPLNSPMLMMMMMANGDNYFSQFVGECSSSKRSPWSPVKAPAYSFDHPAANAMMMNNNPWAHSGSYCGLSRQSVLPSNVSSHVHIPQFSDIFDINEFEMKNKKPQ from the coding sequence ATGGGTCGAGGAAAGCTAAACATGGAACTGATAACGAATGAGAAGTCTCGCATGATAACCTATCAGAAAAGGAAAAAGGGTTTAATCAAGAAATTGCAGGAGTTTCATATTCTCTGTGATGTGGATGCTTGCGTGATCATCTTAGGGCCAAATTTCAATAATCGTCCCATTGATGTTGAGACATGGCCTACTGATCGCTTTGATATGAGGCGCATTATAAACAGATACAGATCTCAGGACAAAGAACGCAGGAAAAACCAAGATTTGTCTAGTTTCTTTGTGGCACGGCAAAAGAAACTTGATGATGAGATTGCTAAAATGCGAAAGGCTTGCTTGAAAGCAAAGTTTCCAGCGTGGGATAATCGTCTAAACCTGTTGCAATCTTCTGAACTTAATGTACTTGCTGGGGTTCTTGATTCTAAGCTTGAAGTTGCAACTAGTATGGTTTTGAAGAGTAAAGGTGACCATTATCTGATGTTTGGTTCCAGGCCAGAGATTATCGAAGGAGGATACTCCAGCAATAACAATTATAAATCAAGTTCATTGGCTTCAACTTTCGCAAACGCATTGCagcaaaagaaaatggaattagagGTTTTTAAGCCTGAACCATTAACCTTTGTGAATGCATCCGATCAAAATCTCCCGCAGATGCTTCCTTTTAACGTTAATCCTCTCAATAGTCCaatgttgatgatgatgatgatggccaATGGTGACAATTATTTCAGCCAATTTGTGGGTGAGTGCAGCAGCAGCAAGAGATCACCGTGGTCTCCAGTTAAAGCCCCTGCATACTCTTTTGATCATCCAGCTGCTAATGCGATGATGATGAATAATAATCCTTGGGCTCACTCAGGAAGCTATTGTGGTCTAAGCAGGCAATCAGTGTTGCCTTCTAACGTTTCTTCTCATGTGCATATTCCTCAATTCTCTGACATTTTCGATATtaatgagtttgagatgaagaatAAAAAACCACAGTGA